The proteins below are encoded in one region of Apodemus sylvaticus chromosome 13, mApoSyl1.1, whole genome shotgun sequence:
- the LOC127663579 gene encoding probable UDP-sugar transporter protein SLC35A4, which yields MSVEDGGVPGLARPRQARWTLLLFLSTAMYGAHAPFLALCHVDGRVPFRPSSAVLLTELTKLLLCAFSLLVGWQTWPQGTLPWRQAAPFALSALLYGANNNLVIYLQHHMDPSTYQVLSNLKIGSTALLYCLCLGHRLSARQGLALLLLMAAGACYASGGFQEPMNSLPGPPSAAGARPMPLHITPLGLLLLILYCLISGLSSVYTELIMKRQRLPLALQNLFLYTFGVILNLGLYAGSGPGPGFLEGFSGWAVLVVLNQAVNGLLMSAVMKHGSSITRLFVVSCSLVVNAVLSAVLLQLQLTAVFFLAASLIGLAVCLYYGSP from the coding sequence ATGAGTGTAGAAGATGGGGGTGTGCCAGGCCTAGCCCGCCCGAGACAGGCTCGCTGGACCCTGTTGCTGTTCCTGTCCACTGCCATGTATGGTGCCCACGCACCGTTCTTAGCACTGTGCCACGTGGATGGCCGAGTGCCCTTCCGGCCCTCCTCAGCTGTGTTACTCACTGAGCTGACCAAGCTCCTGTTGTGCGCCTTCTCCCTCCTGGTAGGCTGGCAAACATGGCCCCAGGGCACACTACCCTGGCGCCAGGCTGCTCCTTTTGCACTATCAGCCCTGCTTTATGGCGCCAACAACAACCTGGTGATTTATCTGCAGCACCACATGGACCCCAGCACCTATCAGGTGCTGAGCAATCTCAAGATTGGAAGCACAGCTCTACTGTACTGCCTCTGCCTTGGACATCGCCTCTCTGCGCGTCAGGGGTTggcgctgctgctgctgatggctGCAGGGGCCTGCTATGCATCAGGTGGCTTTCAGGAACCCATGAACAGCCTTCCTGGGCCCCCATCAGCAGCCGGAGCCCGTCCCATGCCCTTGCATATCACTCCACTGGGACTTCTGCTCCTCATCCTATACTGCCTCATCTCTGGCTTGTCCTCCGTGTACACAGAGCTGATCATGAAGCGACAGCGGTTGCCCTTGGCTCTTCAGAACCTCTTCCTCTATACTTTTGGGGTGATCCTGAACCTTGGACTGTATGCCGGCAGTGGCCCGGGCCCCGGCTTCCTAGAGGGTTTCTCTGGATGGGCAGTGCTTGTGGTACTGAACCAGGCTGTAAATGGGCTGCTCATGTCAGCTGTCATGAAGCACGGCAGCAGCATCACGCGCCTCTTCGTCGTGTCCTGCTCGCTAGTGGTCaatgctgtgctgtcagcagtGCTGCTACAGCTGCAGCTCACAGCCGTCTTCTTCTTGGCCGCATCACTCATTGGTCTGGCTGTGTGCTTGTACTATGGTAGCCCCTAA
- the LOC127663581 gene encoding SLC35A4 upstream open reading frame protein — protein sequence MADDKDSLPKLKDLTFLKNQLERLQQRVEDEVNSDVGQDSSVVSSPFFKGFLAGYVVAKLRASAVLGFAVGTCTGLYAAQSYAVPNVEKTLKNYFRSLRKGPD from the exons ATGGCGGATGACAAG GATTCTCTGCCCAAGCTTAAGGACCTGACATTTCTCAAGAACCAGCTGGAGCGTCTACAGCAACGTGTGGAAGATGAAGTCAACAGTGATGTAGGCCAG GATAGCTCTGTCGTGTCCTCCCCATTCTTCAAGGGATTCCTGGCAGGATACGTGGTGGCCAAACTGAGGGCATCCGCAGTGCTGGGCTTTGCAGTGGGCACCTGCACTGGCCTCTACGCAGCTCAGTCATATGCTGTACCCAACGTGGAGAAGACACTGAAGAACTACTTTAGGTCACTACGAAAGGGGCCTGACTAG
- the LOC127663578 gene encoding uncharacterized protein LOC127663578 has protein sequence MLATVGQGYNTALLLQGQELEAPRFVPQVLQMLFEEALPRCRSDPVLCTLGLVQISHSGQTQDLLSPCLEDLPVLDVTPLGLVVKDASEVEVSDAQAASALYLKAAGSEGRDCPLLQVLAGAAAGEEVEGSLPWIVSWLLAANSYCGVLLRLDPRGSSPSLLQNALLGASRKRVQVNEVKPTLWNAGEEMRARRATLKTLRLGLLGDTLTDGGLNQLERALWELQVVKAWGSRSHASRGPETVRLCEPQAKGESPNYFKQGRYSAHLSEAGRRGFLGSGLRLKHPLRHCEEQASQAPDVALQFFLAQARRQRLQEEHRIWIQEALEHLGHQKEVACEQNKGSAAEEACEERESPWKEQAVLKLRVEALQAERDMAEQDLVALYDLYVQATRARTCHLLQVFRAWQGMWEEKAMATECHHRSLLAGILQDTIDLALKNQELQARNQQPEQSADRASSTGVLPGEKSDPEHSGATFLCPHS, from the exons ATGCTGGCCACTGTGGGACAAGGGTACAATACAGCCCTCCTGCTCCAGGGCCAGGAACTAGAGGCGCCCAGGTTTGTGCCTCAG GTCCTGCAGATGCTGTTTGAGGAAGCTCTGCCTCGCTGCAGATCTGACCCTGTGCTTTGTACTCTCGGTCTGGTGCAG ATTAGCCACAGTGGACAAACTCAGGACCTGCTCTCCCCATGTCTGGAGGACCTGCCAGTACTGGATGTGACCCCTCTGGGCTT GGTGGTGAAAGATGCCAGTGAAGTGGAGGTGTCTGATGCCCAAGCTGCCTCTGCGCTATACCTAAAGGCTGCTGGGAGCGAAGGCAG AGACTGCCCCCTGCTGCAAGTACTGGCTGGAGCTGCtgctggggaggaggtggagggctCCCTGCCCTGGATCGTCTCCTGGCTCCTGGCGGCAAACAGCTACTGTGGGGTACTTCTTCGTCTGGACccgagag GTAGCTCCCCAAGTTTGCTCCAGAATGCTCTGTTGGGGGCCTCAAGAAAGCGAGTGCAGGTGAATGAGGTGAAACCCACCCTGTGGAATGCAGGAGAGGAGATGAGGGCCCGCAGGGCCACCCTGAAGACGCTGCGTTTAGGCCTTCTTGGAGACACCCTGACAGATGGAGGATTGAACCAATTGGAAAGGGCACTCTGGGAACTCCAG GTGGTGAAAGCCTGGGGCTCAAGAAGCCACGCCTCCAGAGGGCCTGAGACTGTGAGGCTCTGTGAACCTCAG GCTAAAGGCGAGTCTCCGAACTACTTTAAGCAAGGAAGATACTCGGCTCATCTGTCAG aggcaggaagaagaggaTTTCTAGGGTCTGGGCTTCGCCTAAAGCATCCCCTCAGGCACTGTGAGGAACAG GCCAGTCAAGCCCCAGATGTGGCCCTGCAGTTCTTTCTGGCCCAGGCCCGGAGGCAGAGACTTCAAGAGGAACACCGGATTTGGATCCAAGAAGCGCTGGAACATTTGGGACACCAGAAGGAAGTGGCCTGTGAACAGAATAAAGGCTCGGCAGCAGAGGAG GCTTGcgaggagagagagagtccatGGAAGGAGCAGGCAGTGCTGAAGCTTCGGGTGGAAGCGCTGCAGGCGGAACGGGACATGGCAGAGCAAGATCTGGTGGCCCTATATGACTTGTATGTCCAGGCCACCCGTGCTCGGACATGCCACTTGCTGCAG GTATTCCGAGCATGGCAGGGCATGTGGGAGGAGAAGGCCATGGCCACAGAATGCCACCACCGCAGTCTGCTGGCTGGCATCCTCCAAGACACCATTGATCTGGCCTTGAAGAACCAGGAACTCCAGGCCCGGAACCAGCAGCCTGAGCAGAGTGCAGACAGGGCCAGCAGCACTGGAGTCCTGCCTGGAGAAAAATCTGACCCAGAACACTCTGGGGCTACTTTCCTTTGTCCTCATTCATGA